The following is a genomic window from Nicotiana tabacum cultivar K326 chromosome 3, ASM71507v2, whole genome shotgun sequence.
ACAGTAACAGAACAACAAGTGAATGTCATGGCACAAAATAGAGTGATTGCCCATAGTGGAGTAATTATAACAAAAGCACAGTAATTTCAACAATACATaatatgacaatttaaacaacTAAAGTACCAATGTCATTAAATATAGAGATCAAAAGAAGATAAGAATTCAAGGGAATTTGGAAGGAGCGAAAGACAAGATAAGAATTTCGTCGATACCTACAGCTTGTTTAATTTCCCTCTAAGTCTTAATACCTCTCTTTcggtgtttatgtatttttctcTTGTGATTAATTAGGAAAGCAAAGGTAGGAAAATGATATTTAGAGATTCAAATTCTAGAAACATTCACATATTCGTAGTAAAAGACtagtactttctttttatttcgTAACTCTTAATTTTGGACTTACAATAGCAAATGCACATCCGATTTTTATTCTCACCAATGGACATTTTCTTTCTCAATCATTTAATAAATTTGTTACTCCTTCCTTCTTATTATTGTTTTCCATAGTAATTAATGAAGTCCAGGAATGACCATCGGATTTCCAGCGAGACGAGCTGAGGGTCGCAACAGCATATCTGGTGGTGTCGGTGCCGCAGCTGGTGATGGAGATGGTGCCATATCATCAGCTGGTGGAGAAGGCGGTGGTGGTGGTGGCGACGGGTGTTGCCGCTTAGGTGGAGGGCTACGGGAAGGGCTACTTTTAGGAGAATTTTTTGGAGATTTAAAAAAGAAAGGCCACTTAAACTTAAAACGCTGAAGAGTTGCATCAGGCAAACTTTCAATGCCATGATCTCCATTAGTGAGCTAACTACTAAAATTGAAAGTTGTAAAAGCAATAGGGCCTTCACTGAAATAACAACCATAGTTTTTATTTAAACTCAAATGTGCATAAAAGATGCCAAAGGCGATAGGATTTATAGGAGCGGGTAATAGGATATTGTTAAGGTTTCGATCGGTGAATAAATATGTGCTCTCTTTTTTACCCTTCTTTACTTAGTTTAAGGTTTTTGTTCGCAACGAGGTAGGTAATTACGAGAAAACGTTTTACTTCCAAATTAAGACAAACAATTAAATAGGTTAAGCGTTTCCTTAAATAGAACTCATTTGCAGTAGATCAATATTTTTAATTAGCCTATAATACAAACATACGAAAAGACATCAACTCCCATTTTATGAGTAACTAGTGTATCTGTCCACGCTTCGCacggttttaaaaaaaatttaaagaaatagttaaatgggaatttcataaatttttctaatagaaatcaacttatttttatgaaatcaaataattaaacgAAAAACTACATATTTGAATAGTCAAGACCATCTTATGAGTAATTGTCTGATGTATTTGAGCAATGTGAGGATTGCGTTTTACGACACTGATGCTTGCTTGGATGATTTACCCTTCTTAAGAAATGTTGTTAACGGAATAATATTTCAATCATATCTTACTATAGATGAGAACAGCTTCAAATAACAAAAAGAGAATGATCAATATTTTCATCTAAAATACTAAGTTCTAGTTGTCATTGGTACCCTATTTTAGAGTGCCAGCTTGAGAGAAAGATGATGTAATTGTGACTTCTTCAGTTAATGGCgattcaattaaattatttaagaGTAGAATAATACCTCATCTGAAGATGAAAACTTTATCCCTGTATCAGGCTCTAGGTTGAGTCCATaacataaccaaaaaaaaaaaaaaattaagtgaaaACCATACATCATGTCAGCTACAATAAAAAGCAATGATAAATAAGCAAAACTTTTAAATATATGCAGAATATAAGGCTCCAAACACAGAATGATAATGATGAtagtaataataattataattataataataaatttaaaatattatacaacgatcttttttaaaaaaaaatattaagaagtTGCTACTAACAACATTAGGATGGACATTTTTCTGTAGCCATTATTTTTTTATATGCTTAGCCCGtgtaaaagatttttattttactacattgtcTGACGTGGTTGTGAGATCTCACATGTCAAGTACTTGCTAAGCATGATACATTTTCTTTTATATTAAGTGTGATTGGAATAATCGATAATGTTTGGATACCGTTGCATTAACAATAATAATGagtataaaattatgaaaattagaAGGTAGagaaaaatttttattttcttttcactaaTTCTAATATACATTAAAGTTTTCTACGTGAAAATTCATGTATAGAGTTCATAAATTAACCAGTCATAAGTTTCTTAAGTGCCATTATTCTCTTGCAATTAGTTGATCATCTCAACAATTGGTATGAAAACACCATTATTGTCACCATAGACTTGGAATGGGACGTCTCTCCCTATATATGCAAGTCATATCAATTTGCagtggcggatccaggatttataGGTCATGGGTACTTCACTGATTTTAATTTATATTCTAGATGGCCAAGCATGGTCATAGTGGGTGCTCATGATCAATTAGTGAAGTTTTTAGGTATTatttatgaatatattatataatCTGGCCAAAGCCAATGGGTGCTTCAACACTCATATCTCAAAACGTAAATCCGCATGTGCCCACACATTTGGTACTATTAAAGCGCGTGTACCCTATTTCAATGAGTAAAAATAAAGTTTAtctttgagttataaaataaaagtatatgtttttaaaaataataaatgttgATCGTGTATAATTAACTCTATAGTAAAATAAATTGTCCAATATAAATACTTAATTATCAGTCAataattcaacttaaaatttattttaatgaCTGAAATTAGAATTGAAAATGTGTATTTGATTTTGAAGTGTCATTATTCAAGTGAGATGAGTAATTCAATAGTATTAGCTAATaccaaattttaaatatttaactgtGGTTATATTCTGattaaataagattttttttttcaaatagcaAAAAATCGATTAGATACAAAATCATCCATGAATGACTATGTtcccaaaaaaagaaaagcaatagAAATACTTTGTAAATCAAATTATTAAGAATCACTATGTACAATAAATAAATTCTAAATCAAATGCAAAGCCATAATTTTTGTCAACAAACCTACTTATATTCAGCCAAATttaaaaaatgttaaaaatgatatttaaaaatattaatatattttataaattatcaTTTTGGAATAACTGATAATTGTTCCATATAAATCAGAACGTACAAAAGTTTATAAGACTTTGGCCACCTATGTATTATTTAAAACCTCATACTTCCCTTTTTTGATCTTTTTAATTATtccctttatttattttctttatcatTTATATATAGATTAAATGCAAGATTTTTATTAGGtaaaattttaatgattttaaagttttaaatagggAAAATACGTACTTGtgcaaaaaaattaatttcacacTTAACCTTTACGGGCTTCCCATTGCATCCCTATATTTGTCCAAAGTGAATTTAATACCACCACCACATCAACATCAGGtcagaaatataataaatttgtactttttgctattttttcttctttcttttcatttgcactttttttcttttttcttttgcttccataCCCACTACCAAACATCCATTATAGCTAAATTTTATGGCCTTCAAATTAGTTCCAGctaaaattcaaagaaaatctCTCATCAATTCACGAACCCAGCCATCCAAACATAGAATTTTAGGCCTAATGTTAAGTTAGTTCAAATTTAAATCCTTGGGTGCTTTTTAATGGAGGACATTAATTGGCTTGAGGGAAAATTGTATTTTAGAAATCAATTtaatatacaaaaaattaaaagaattggtgatgaagaaaaaaggGTTGGGGtgtgaagatgaagaaagaaagaTAAAGACAAGAAAATTGATTCTTAGGAGGTGGATGTGAAATTGGAGAAGAAGTGAGTGAGTGCTTAGATGGAGAAGAAAGgaagggtttttttttttttgtgggggggtggggggggagGGGACGTCCAAGAAAGTGTATTATTGCaaagaaaaaatgattttttaaaatttaatgcTAATAAAACACGCCTTTTTATATTTTTGCCAAATTAGCTTTTGGAAAAGGGTTAAAATTCACTTTGGATAGGTATAGGGAGGTAATGAGATTGGGACGCCCAAAAAGGTTAGACGTGAAACCAATTTTTCCGGACAAGTACAAGATGCATCCtatgtatttttccttttaaatataAGGACTTTCAATATAGTTCAATAAAAAAAGatttaatatataaaattttagttgattttaaactcCTACATATGaggaaattaattaaatgattGTTATAGTgatataattaattaataattatttatggCAAGGAATAACGTAGTATGCATGTGTCTTGTATTTAGAAAAATTTATCTACACTTTTGGACCCTCATTTGCACGCAATAAAAGTATATATAGCATCAAGGTTTTCTCAATAATTATAtccaaatgaaagaagaagaaaaaaaaaagattaaatacCCAAATAAATGAGACAACTTGAGATGGAAAGGAACTTCGGCTGATTTCCGACCCGTCAGATATACTGCACTTGGAAGGCATTGCTCTAATTTATGTTAGCTTGCAAGCACCTCAAATTAATTTTAGGGTTATCTCCTAATAGTATAAGTTAAAATCTGGACGGATAGAAGAAATCACTTAGTATTTTTTATCTCCGTTAAAATTTGCACCTGGACCTCATAGTACTCAACCAACTTctttatattaataattttaattgatttttttctgTTTGAAGAATTAGTAACTATTTAGCAAAGGCACAACAAAAGCGGCAATATCTCTCAAAATCAAATTCTCTCTTTGTGCCTTTATATGACACTACCTAGTTTGCAAGTCCataatttttccttctttttttttaaattttattctaccaaacagattttttattttatcacaaagctttcgtatattttaaaatatttttagttataaaagtatataatttattatattcttTATATAGTtctcaattttttaattttttttaatatactaAGAAGTTGATGTCAAAATAGAGAACAAAGATTAagtgggcatttggacataagaattgtaaaatttcgaaaaaagtgaaaaaaaaattcaaataaaaatggtatttaaaaattaaagttgtatttggacatgaatataattttgggctgTTTTCAAATTTTTGTGATTGATCTGAagcgaaaattttgaaaaataaatttttggaatttttcaaaatttcaaaaaaattcagAATTCATCTTAAAGTGatgaaaatcaaaaattttatggtcaaatactaatttcaaaaaaaaataaaaaaaaaagcggaaaaaagtgaaaaaatttaTATGGCCAAACGGGCCCTAAAAGGTTTGACCCTTGTAGTACGAGTCCTGCGTACTTCTGAAAATGGAGAGAGTAGGACCTTTTCACTTCAAGTTCAACCTTAAATAACGATTTTTTTCAACTTTAACCCAATGTTATATCCAAACAACCTATATCATGGTCACATATATAGCAATCCATGAAGTGTGTTAGGTGCATGTAAGGTGGCTGAAACGAGCTTCCACAAGGCCATAACATTGTGTTAGGACAAAGTTAAAGAAAATGGCACAAACATAGAAGAAAAACTTATAAATCCATTTTACTTGTTGGGTTTTGATAGAGAGAAACAAAATAGGAAAACAAGAAAACTACGTTCTTTCCTCTTTGCTtcatttattaataaaataataacaagAACACAGGAAACAGGTACATAATCGTCTTTCTTCAACACATAATTAATTTTTCCTTCCTATCTTTCTAATTTCCCATGCAAGTTACTTTTTGCATGGCACCTTCTTTGAGGGTTCGAAACCAAAAGGTCCAACAGTGAAGACATCAAATGTGGGGAGTTTAACAGGGAGAGAAGTAGCTGCTGGTGGCTTAGGAAGTGGGGTGTATTTCAACAAAGCACCAGATTTTCCACCATTGTAATCTGTTGGGACATCACAGTAAGTATTGTTTGATGAGACCAAGAACACCTTGCATTTGTGGTAAGCTGCTGAGGACAAGAATTTGGGCATGATCCAGAAGAAGCCATTCTTGTCTGTCTTGCCCTGTTCCACTAATGTCTTCTTTGTGTTGTTGCATACTAGCTTCACTACCGCACCTGCAATACCATCATATATATACAACAAATCAGTATCCTTTAAGGTGGCTAAGTTTTCGGAATGTTATAACTAAACGAAAGTGCTACGGTATCATGTCACCTAAAAGATAACTATAGATAACCACCTATAATTATGAGTGTAATTAGCTACTTGAAGAATAAGGGTGAAACCTACTACAATAGATTGATGGTGAATAGAAATTATTTACAGTGTCAATATGTCATGGTATATATTCAAATTTATAATTTCGAGGGTAAATAACTACTGTTCAGTGTGCATGCACATAAGATATGTATAACAATCTATATTAATAGCCATAGCAACATCAATGCTGCCAAATAAAAAGAGTAAAAAATTTCAGCTCAAAATACTAAGAAATCGTTAGAAACATATGTATTAACTTAAAGTTTGATGTGGTACTAGAGTTTTGAAAACGAAAATTTGACTCTTTTTGGTAAAATGCCCTTTTCTATCGGAATGGGTTTATTAACCTTACCTATAGTATATCTCGCCAAGTAAAATGACATAAGTAATACTGATATGAGTCACTCAGATTATATGTTAATGTTGATTGCTTAAAATgttaactaaaaaaaaatactccctccgttccaatttatgtgaacctgtttgactgggcacggagtttaagaaaaaatgaagacttttggaatttgtggtcctaaacaagttaaaaggggacctagagtatttgtgtggttataaaagcttctcattaagggtagaattgtaagtttaagctaaattatttccaaatttagaaatgggtcattctttttggaacggaccaaaaaggaaataggttcacgtaaactggaacggagggagtaatgaTTTATAAAAAAGAAGGATATTAAACAAATTACCCAGGAGTGGGGAAGCTTGGTTTAGAGTTTTAACCCCTCTAAACTTGCACGGCTTGCAGTAAACAAGGCCACGGACTGCTACAGGTTTCCTAGTAATAGGAGCAGGAGCAGGATAAGGTGATGGTGTTGGTGTTGGTGGTTTAACTGGTGGCTTAGCTGGTGGTTTTGATGGGCTATAAGTGGGAGCCTTAGTTGGTGGTTTAACCGGTGGTTTAACTGGTGGTTTCGATGGGCTATAAGTGGGAGGCTTAGTTGGTGAAGGGGCTGGGGAATGTTTGGGGTGGTGGTGGCCTTTGTGAGGCTTAGGAGCTTGAGCTGGTGAAAGGTGGTCATGATGTTTGGTGGTAAACCAACCCCCAATGTCTTCCTCCTGGCTAAGAACTACTGTGAATGAGCTAAGTAATAAAACTGAAAGCTGAAAAAGAACAAGGGCCTTTGCCATTGTTGCTAATATTGTGTGTGTAAAAGAGAAGTGAGAGGTATGAATTTATAGGGGCAGAACTAGTCGGTAGTATGTGGGAGGTAACAGATACTTGATACATTAATCGAGGTGCGCACAAATTGATCCGGATACACagtagttattaaaaaaaaatgtatgtACGGGGGCTCGAACAAGTTTAGTTTTTACAATTGTTTTGTTTACATAAATAAGATTATAGTATGATATCTATTCTGACCTTAATTAAATGTGATCCATAAGACAAGGGTTTCAGTTAATCTCAATTGAAGCTAGATTCTAGCTGGAGAAGTCCTAACAAGGGAAGACAAGTGCTTAAATGCTGCACATGCTGGAACGGAAGGCCACTTAGAAGTTTCCTATGCAATGACCTTTATTCAATGCATATTCTgcaaaaaattaaacaaaaaggggaaaaaaagtaGACCTTGTTCATGCAATGTTTTCCTTCTTTATCTCCCTTTGAATATAGTAACGTGATATACTATATCCATTGTTGTTAACTCGACATGCTTGGTTTGGACGCTTAAGTTCCAAATTTAATCAGAATTCTCTATCAAATCAACTTCATAATTTGAAATCAGTATTTGATTACAATACTCAGAATGGAATTTTCCACAAAATAACTTATTGCTTTAACGAGATTAAGTATTTTTTTAGCATcgacgaagttgatatttttattCTCTTAAGAACATATCAATTTCAACATTAATGAAACTGATATTTTTATCTTTCTTCTGAGAACGTAGTGATTTGATCTAATAAGCATATGGCTGTCTAAAGTAGAACCTGGATACGTATATCTTCTAATTACCTTCATAATCAATCTGTTAACGGAAGAAAATCATTTACACGGGCAGTCGGCAGAATAGTTAAGGAACACAATCTCACTGTACTAAAACAATGTCATTGTAACAAAACGAAACTTACTTCAGCTATAATGATCCGGAATGTAACATATATAAAAAGTGAGGAACGCAATACAACGCACGAATTTACTGAAATCCAGGTAGTGATCAGAAATGATTATTTTTTATTGTGTAATATAATTGTTCAGTGGGAAGGAACTCGTACATCTTAATTTTAAAGTAAAGCGTCTTGGTTAGCGGAGAGGAAGAAAGTGGGTCCTAATAATGATCCGTTATTGTTATTACTGTACCCATATCAAtaaattcataattttaaaaatattgtgtAAATATTATTAGACAAATTGTTCaagttatataaaattataaaataaaattttaaaaaaaattcttgaaattataaatatttattatttagatAGCTCAAAAAATGAAGAATCCTATCTCATAGAAGTTTTCAGATGCCTCATTGTGATTTATGAGGAGTTATGCCGAAATATCTTATAAAAATTATTGTAATTTCTATAACCTAATACTTAAAAGAAAACGCAAAAATACTTTTATTACGATTCTCAAAAGATATCCAAATAACACATACGAATTATAATTTAAATCTTATAGCtttttagaaattttgaagtgaAAAGCTTGACTACAAAATTGATAATGACAATATAAAGTTTAAAGAATGACTATTGTTgaattatattttataacaaataaCTTAGTACATAAAAAAGAATATAGTGAGACGTTGTTATTTTTTCAATTGAATGCAAGAAAGAAAAATTTAACAAATTACAACtcatttataatatatataactCTTATTCTGCTATTTCATCTTTATTgcttcatatttgtatttttatcaaTATGACTCTTAATTTTATATTATAATcaattttgctttattttttatttacttcAACGCTAATACTCTTCGTACGAAAATAAATTTATATACCTTAAGAGCTTTATCAACTTGACAAATAATCTTATTTATAtgataaatttgaaaacataattgAATAGAATTCTTTTCTAATTAGTTAATTCAAAAACTTAATTATTTGATCTCAACAATAAAGGAAATTACATAGTTTTCTTTCATTCACATTCTTAGTATTGTTCatcttaatttttaatatttaagtaTAATTATGTCTTTAACCAAAAAAAATTTAAGTAGTTAAAAAAATCATATGTCAATTTTGGATCTTTGTGTTTTCAAAATCGTTGTGTTTGTGACGCATATAAAATTTTGTCAACTCATAATTTCTAATATCTTCAATAACAAAAGAATCTTATCGTTCATACACCTTTAATACCAACGGGCTCTAAAGAAAGAAATTCATTTAAGGTAAATTTTTTAATTGATTTAAAGGcttaaatattaggacttttaataatcaaattttagttgattttaaagttctaaaaattaaaaaaaatacttaaattataattttgtctaatgtgaaatctatttctaaaggattaaaaaaACGAACAATATTTCActaagggtcttcgtgcttttataTTAGCATAGATATTCTAGCCTTAGTGTAGACGTTGCGGGGTTGGCATCTAAATGagtaatttttgaagaaaaaaaaatacataagtaTTGTTTTGAAAATTGTGTTTGAGTTAAAAAATAAACGACCAAATTATTCAAAGAATATAGTCACTTTACTGGTTTAATAATCTATGAAAAGTTATTGAATACACTGTGTATGCGTATTAATTTATATATTCATTTAGAAGTGCTAAATATTAGAATTTCTTACCTAGTTCAAATGAGGAAAGTTTTAATAGATCATACTAAAATATTATTTAGTAGATGAATCTGTGAAAACTTTTCTATAATTTATTCTTACATAAGACTACAGATAGAACAATAGCACATTTAATAATGATATCAATctttgtatttaacttgtaaCAGGCAACATAATTTCTAGAAAGAAAATACTCTTAGAAGAGTTCTTCTTCTGTAATACTCCCTACCATTTGAACCGTATTTTGTTCCTTCAACTACcgattatttttcttatttttagctATTCTATATTTAAAACCTTTCCTTATTTTTAAGTTTAAATCTTTTAATAATCTTTGTTGACGAATTTAAATCTTTCTCCTTTTACTTTTAGTCCTTCCATTCTAAAACTCTTAACATTATTTTTaggttttttatattttttcaaaatcaaTATAGTTGATTTCGAATTACAAAATATTagggaaataattaaatgattgttcccaaatataagaaaaataattaaaatgactATTTTGACCAACgtgaaatatatttttaaagggtaaaaaaggcgaacaacatttcgctaaaggctttcgtgtttttaatatgatatagatagatagattattattattattattatttactattTATCAAATGATCCATCATTATATTTACCTgagatttttggagtttttcaaattttcgaaaaattttaaaatttattttcaagtgaaaattaaaaattttatggtcaaatactgatttcgaaaaaaaagtgaaatttttttgaaaaaaaatgaattttttttaatgtcCAAATGGCCTCTTAAAATCAACTAGACAACTGCACTATGTAGCTAGTCTAGTCTGCTCTGTCATTCCAATTAAATGCCTTTGTCGCATATATCAGAAGTCTTCAAAAGCTGActaattttatttaacaaaaCACGGCTAATCTCATTGGTAATTGAACAGTCATAACATTAGCCATAATTCACGTGTTTTCACGCAAAACCATGTTGCCAATGGTCAATCTAGAATAATTACCagaaacaaaaaaaggaaattgTAAGGGAAAAGTgtcttgtgggggggggggggggttgtacCTCGGGAGGGAAAGCTTAGATTAGTTATCAATCAATGTggattccaaaatcttcttcgTTGCTTGACTTTCCTTATTAAACAAGCATACTTCCCTTGTTAAACGTCTTATCTATATTAGCACGtcaaaataatactccctccatttcatatTATCTGTCGTGgtttctaaaaatagttgtcttaaattatttattatttaaaaagtttaagataaaattaattattttttttgttttaccctTAATAGTAATTGTTCTTAAATATGAAAATGTcatataaatagaataaatattcaatgaagatAGATTATATCTTAAGGtataaataagggtaaaatatTCATTAAAAACTCTTCTAGTTAATGTTTCTTAAGGTCCGCGTAGAAGAAAAATATGACAAGTAATTTGAGACGGATGAAGTAAAATCGACTTAAAGGAGGATTAAAGGGTTTTTTATTAtcaaagggggaggatgtaac
Proteins encoded in this region:
- the LOC107813352 gene encoding pistil-specific extensin-like protein, whose protein sequence is MAKALVLFQLSVLLLSSFTVVLSQEEDIGGWFTTKHHDHLSPAQAPKPHKGHHHPKHSPAPSPTKPPTYSPSKPPVKPPVKPPTKAPTYSPSKPPAKPPVKPPTPTPSPYPAPAPITRKPVAVRGLVYCKPCKFRGVKTLNQASPLLGAVVKLVCNNTKKTLVEQGKTDKNGFFWIMPKFLSSAAYHKCKVFLVSSNNTYCDVPTDYNGGKSGALLKYTPLPKPPAATSLPVKLPTFDVFTVGPFGFEPSKKVPCKK